GAAATGCTTACTATTTCAGTAACTGTAGTTAAAAAGTAGTGACCATGTTCAAGATTTCTGTCAAATTCATACCTTATTTTAAGTATCTTTTCACGAAACTGGTTAATAAGCCATTTTTCTTTTAAAGATGGGTTCTTAAGTTAGGGCAACTTACTCGTAAATACCCTGTGAATCCATTTAGGTAGTAAAATAGCCCCTAGTACCAAATAGAGGTAAAAAGTACAGATGCGCCATAGCAACGCAATCAATAAAGTATAATCACCTAACATAGGTTCAAAAAACTTCTGAAACCAGAATTCTGCAATGCCGCTCCCACCCGGAGAAACAGGTAGCAACATCAGGGCCCACATCACAATTTGTCTGCCCCAAATGGCTAGGTGCTGACCAAAGGAAATAGGGCAATAAGCAGCCATCAAACAATTCATCAAAACATATCGAACCATCCAGGTTAAAAGGGTACAAAGCAATATTTTAGACCAAAAAATAGGGAACCTTCCTCTAAACTCATGTGAAGTAACGATGATATCTTTACTTAACTGATAAGCTGATCGACGCCACCGCTTCAAAAAACCGATACTGGTTATACGCATTAAAATCCATTTTAAGGGCTTGGGATTGACAAACACACCAATGGTCATCACCAAGTTATAAAGAAAGAAAAAAGCATAAGTACTAAAAAAAAAGGCTTTGATGCCACTACTCAGTTGACCTGCAATAACAAAAATGGAGTCATATGCCCCCCCCAAACCGAATGAACCAGCTAGAAGAAAGAACAGATTATCCACTATCCCGGTCACAATAACATAGGCAATGGACCTACCAAATGATAATCCTTCTTTAGATAAGAGAAAAATGGCTACTAGCCCTCCTCCTACCACGGATGGTGTAACAGCAGTGCCAAACTCCCAAAGAATGGTCACATAAAAACAACTCGTCCAACTCAAAGTATGGTTGCTCAAGATCCGTAATCTATACATATGGCCCACCTCACGCAATACAATGGCTAATAAAGTCATAAACAGATAATACCAATTAGGTGCACTTAATAATGTAATGACCTCAAGTGAAATTTTACCAGATCTATAGAATAAAAAACCAGTAATCGCTAGTCCACATATTATAGGGAACCATACCTTTTTAACATTTAATGTTTTAAGTGCCTCTTGAGCATCCATATATATCGTATTATTAATTTAACTTGGTTCAGCTAAGTCTGCATGCGCAGCAATCCCTTTCACAGTAGGAACCCTGAAATAATTTGAATCACTGCTAGGGGCAAGCGCTAGCGCCTGCTCATGTGAAAGCCAATTCGATACCACATCTGACCGTAAACTAGTAGATGCCAATCTATAAGATTCTTCTACAACAACACTATTATCCACATCAAGTTCATCTAGCTGATTGACCCAATCTACCATGGCATTTAAGTCATGGAGCATAGTGTCCCGCTCATGCGGCGGCAATTCAAGGCGACACAGATAGGCCAATTTATTTAAAAGATCATTATCAATAACCATACACAGACTAAATAAAAAATTTTACCAATCTAAAATTATTTTAAGCAGAACAAAATAGCTGTCAGCGCAGATAAAAAAGATACAATGAGTCTCTCTTCTAGTCACTGATTTTTTGTATTAAAAACAAAAAACCCTCAAAAAAGTCGCGGTGTAGCAAGTGTCATCTAAGAGATGATTGGGAAAAACAGTTTCCTTTAAATCCCCAAAGGGGGCGCTTGCTGTTTTTCCATCTCTCAGATGACACCTGCAGCAACTTTTTACCGAGGGCTTGATTTTTTGCTTACTTTTTTATCAAGAAAAAAGTAAAAATAAAATTGCTTTACTAACCAGTGGCGTACATAGACACTAAAATGAAAGCACACATAAGCTACGTACAGTATGATACCGATTGCATTCTTTATAGTTTTGAAGCAATAGGATGCAAGGTTACTAAATACAATTTAACAATAACTTCGTTGTTTATAGCATCTTCGTTTTTTATAGCATAGTCAAATGGGACTTTACCAAAGCTATCCTTCTTATTTGGATCTAAGGACAATGCCAATAATCGCTCCACTATTTTAGGGCTTTCCGTATCGTCTAACGCAGCTGCATAGTGCAATAAGGTTTTACCATCTTGACCCCGTATCTTTAGCTTATTCAGATCTATTGCTTTTTGAATCAACTGCTTTACAGCGGATGCATTAGATTCCTTGTGTGCCCAATCTAAGGGTATCCATCCAGCGTTATCTTGCTTATCTATCGCTGCACCTGCATCAAGCAACATTTTAATAATAGAACCTTTTCTATCATAACAACAGGCCCAACCTAAAGGCGGATTGCCATAGAAATCTGGTGCATTAGGATCTGCACCTTGACGCAAACAGCTATCCACTTTTTTAGGGTTACCTTTTTTTATCGCCGTAATCAAATCAGGCTGTTCTGATTCCTGTTCACTAGACCTACACCTGCTTGCTTGTAGGGAATAAAAGATTAGAATAGCTAAAGCTAGGCATCGCATATCACAAGCCAATAAAATAAATCAGAAAGAGCAACCCAAGCAATAGCCTTATTATATAGATCTTTACATCTGTACCAAAATAGAAGGTAAAAACAGCCAGACCAAAGTATGCAACAGGCAATTATCTATAAGGGCATAACCAATGTACCACAATTGGCATGCATCTTATTACTTACCCTTTTTCAAAGTTTTTGACGCATCTACAGTTTTTGATGCATCAGACTCGAGCACATCTACCACCTCAACTTCAAACAAGAGAATGGAATTGGCAGGAATAAGCTTTCCTATCGCATTTGGACCATAGGCCAAAGCAGATGGTATAAAAAAACGTGCTTTTTCATGCTTCTTGAGCAATAATAAACCTTCATCCCATCCTTTAATCACATAGCCAAGACCTACTTTAAACTCAAATGGTTGGTAGGGCCTTTGTGCATTATAAATATTGTGCGCCTTAGCTACCTCTTCTACACTGGTATCAAACACCGTACCATCTAATAGCCTACCGGTATAATGGACTTTAATGGTCTTGCCCTTACCCACAGGAATGGCATCAGAAACGTGATCAATACTATAAAAAAGACCAGAATCTGTGGTAGATGCTTCAATATGCTGCGCAGCTAAATAATCAGTAATCAGCTGCTTGTCTTTAGCTAATTGGGTCGTACGACGCGTTTCTAGCATTTGGTGGTATGCTTCGTCAGTCATAATCTCATTTAATTTAATATCCATTACAAATTCATCCTCTTTATTTAAATCGAGCTGCTTTAAAATCTGCTCTAAACGTTCCGGATCTTTTTCTTCCAGATAGTCTGCAGGCGCACATTTAAAAACCATATGTTGCTTACCTTGCATCATACCAATCATCTCAGCCAACTTCTTATTTTCCGATTGAAAAGAGGACTCAAACTGCAAGAAAAAAGGCTCCGGTCGATTGATTAATATTATTTCTTTAGGGTCACTTTTTTTATCTTTTGTTCCTTTTTTAGGGATTGCTTTCATGACAAAAGAGAATTCAAACCACTCGCCATCCTTTACTTTTCTTCCGTTACCTTTTTTCCCTATCGATTTATAAGAAAGGCCCGATGGGGTAGTAAGAAAAGGATAACCATAACAATGGTACTGATGATTATACCAGACAAGTCCTATAACAAGGGTCATAAATATCCAGGCGCATACTACTTTACGTTTCATATAATATAATTAAAAATTAAGGTGAAGGTCTTGCAATATTTTTTCAAATTGATCCACGGTTTCTGTTAAACTTAAATGAGAAACGCCCCCTGCAGCATTCTTATGGCCCCCACCACTAAAGTATTTTTTGGCAATTAAGTTAGCCGGTATGTCACCAACAGATCGCAGAGAAAGGTATACCATCTCATCTTTTTCTTTTAGCACAGCGGCTAACGATATACCTTTTAAGGAAAGCGCATAATCTACCAAGCCTTCTGTATCCCCACTCTTTAAATCGTACCTTTTATAATCGTCTTTTTGAATCACAAAATAGGCCACATGCAAGGCAGGCAACACAACCAAACGCTGGCTAACTGCAAAACTAAAAAAATGCAACCTGTTGAGCGACTTATTGTCGTAAATAAGCCGCTGTACCTTAAAAGGATCTACCCCATACGCTATCAAATCGGCTGCAATGCGATGCGTAATAGACCGCGTATTGGGATTTTTAAACGAGTTGGTATCGGTTACAATACCCGTATACAAACAAGTAGCAACTGGAAGAGTGACCTTTTCTTTCTGCCCCAATGCTTCAAAAATTTGAAACAATACCTCTGCACTAGCAGCTGCTTTAGGATCCCATAATAAAAGGTTTGCAAAGTTTTCCGGCTCTATATGATGGTCAATAATAACCTTAAATGCATCAGATTGCTTTAATATATAGGCCCACTCATCCAAACGGCTGGCAGCAGAGAAGTCTACACAAAAAAGTAAATCGATGGTCTTGATTTGCGCTAATAAAGCTTCCTGTGTGTAATGCGCTGCTACGATCACCGTATCTACCCCCGGTAGCCAAGAGAGAAAGGTAGGATAGGCTGTGGGCGCAATGACATGAACGGAATGGCCCTGCTCCCTAAGAAACAAAGCCAAAGCTAACGAAGTCCCAAGTGCATCTCCATCAGGTCTAGCATGCATGACCACTGCAATCTGCTTAGGACTGGCTAACTGCTCTTTTAGAATAGATATATCGTACATATATAGGCAATCTAATAAAAATTTATGATATGGAAAAATATATGGGCCTATAACCAGATGGTTCGTAAAAGCATCCTAGCTAAAATAGGCCACCATCCCTAGGCTATTGCATGCAATAGATACCAAGTGTACCTATTGCAACCATAGACCTTTTGGTAATGGCATGAGCTATAAGTGGGGTCGCTCTAGGCCAAACTTAGCAGATGTATATGAACCATACCGAGACCTATAGGTAAAATTTATTCAACTTTATACCTTTCATCAGTAACTTGTGCCAATTCTTCCATAGCACTACCTATGTAATAGGGCTGTATCCACCGTTCTACCTGTCTCGTTTGGTCATTATGCTTGGCTGATGCGGCGGCTGTATCTTTATTGCTTACACAAGCTATAAAAATACCTTGATCATCAATAATCGGATCACTTAAAACATTTAACCCTAACCCAAAACATTTTCCTACAAAAACTTGGGCTTTTTTAAGCTGGTGATCATCTTTTTCCAAAAAACACAACCGCTCCACCGATTGTATGGTCAGCCCTTCACCATATTGCTCTGCTATACCCTGCAACGTGGTAGCCTTGATGCATTTGAGTTTATCTAAAATTATTTTGGCTTTTTCTTGATGTAAGACCTTTGCATATACTTTTCGGAAAACCGAATCTAAAGGAACCAAATCACCTGGCTTAACCTGATCCACCATAACCGCCAATAGATAGACGTTCCCTAAATCAAACAACGGAGAGACCTTGCCTACCGTGGCCTGATTGTAGAGCCAGCAAACCACCTTTCGAGCAGCTGCATGCGGACCAATAGAGCCATCAGATGGTGCAACGGTCTCTTTTTGAATGGTTAAGTGCGCATGCGTAGCCAATTGCTCTAAATCAGCCAACCCTTTTACAGAATCAGTAAGCTGCTGCACCTGCCTAAAATACTTATTACGTGTCTGGTCACTGACCAAAGGCTTTTTCTCAATAACAGCGATTTCATAATGGCCTTTCTCTACTTTAATCAGCTTATACAAGGTGTGGAAAGCATCATTTACAACGGGACCTACTACCATACCCGCCTTTAGGGTGTGTTTGATGGTAGTGAAGGCACTAGGCAACGTATCCGCTGTACAGACCAAACGTGTATCTTCAAGATGGCCATCGGTATGCTGTTTAGAAAAGGCATATGGATCTGTTGTAGTAGAAAACTGAACAACAAGATTATTTAATTCTTTTTGAAAATCATCACTATCAGATTTATTTTGTTGAACAGGGAAAGCAATATAGTGAATGGTTTTGAGCGCTGATAAAGCGGTATACTGGTTTTTATGAGCAGCCATATAGTCTCGTAATTGCTGATTGGTCAGTCGAACCAAATCATCTTGAATCGAGGAAAAGGGAATATAAAGATAGTCTACCTTACAGAACAGGCCAGCCTGTTGTGCAGCGTGCGCCACTTCCAATGTAGTAGTAAAACAACTTTGCACCATGAGTTGATGCAACTTTTTGACCGCTCTTTTTTGGGCAAGATCTTGTTCAACCTGACACCACCAGACTTGCTCACTTTTAGATAAATTATTGAGATAGTTCAATAATTTTTGCTTATCAAAATCACCTGTTTTAGGATCTTTAAACGCAGCTCTAAGTTCTGTATCAATATGTTCCCCCTGCACCAAATCGACGAGCTCTTGACTCCCTACCGCAATACCAGCCTGCTTGAGTTCTTTCCTATAAAGCATGCGCTCAATTAACTGACGCCATGCATAATCCCTTAAACGTAGCTGATCCGCTTCCTTGGGCTGCTTCCCTTGACTAGCCAGATTACGACAAATCGTTTCATACATTTTATGGTAATCGACGTAGCTAATTTTTTCACCAGATAACCGACCAATTTGATCTTTACTACTAAAAAGATAGGGGATGACACGCGCCAACTCACTACCCAAAAACATAACCACCAAAAAAGAGACCACCATCACAACAAAGGTATTGCCACTCTTTCTAATATTTCCAAGAATTGCCATTTATAGAGATGCTTTAAATGTAAACCCACACCAACCATACTACCCCCTATTGCGAATTTACCGCCTAATCGGATAGGATCAAAATAAGACCATCGATTAGGCAGTTTGCGAAATGCTATCGGGCAATTGGTCCGTCGATCCAGTACCTCAATCCTCACCCAGGCCTTGTACGCTGTGGTCTTGCATACCTTTTTTCACTCATCAACTTTTTTCGAAAAAAATCTAGGATAAGCCATAGTTACTTTAACAGCCCTTTGCGTTGCAAGACAGTTGTAAAAAATTTGATCTCATTATCTCCATGGAAGATTTTAAATGGAAGATAAAAAAACTGCACCTTAGATAACACCAATAGAAAATATCCTTTCCCTTTATAAGCCTTCCGAATTTCTGTCCATGATATGGGCATGGCCTGTTTTGCATTGAGCTGCATGATCAACTGCTGGTTGTTAATTTCATATACGACACGCTCAAAAATAGGACGATTGGTATCTAATTGTGTAAGTCCATAGAGCTGAACCAGCCAAAAAATCAGATAACAGATAAAACCGATGATACCGACCAACACAAACCAGATCGTCTTGATAAAAAAGGTACTACTCATCAAAAGCGCAAGCAGAGGAAAAATCCACCACTGCATGCGTAAAATATTTTGTATCCCTAATTTTACATAAAGACCATTCGACATTTTATATTTTTTTGTTTTGACAATCATAATATTCAGATAATAACTAAATAACGAGCGCTGGATAGCCCAGCCAGCTAGGCTATAGTTTTTTTATTTAAAACACCTGGTGAATATAGTGATTTTACCTATAACTTAACTATATTGCTTGCGCTGAGTGC
The nucleotide sequence above comes from Cardinium endosymbiont of Sogatella furcifera. Encoded proteins:
- a CDS encoding lysylphosphatidylglycerol synthase transmembrane domain-containing protein; its protein translation is MDAQEALKTLNVKKVWFPIICGLAITGFLFYRSGKISLEVITLLSAPNWYYLFMTLLAIVLREVGHMYRLRILSNHTLSWTSCFYVTILWEFGTAVTPSVVGGGLVAIFLLSKEGLSFGRSIAYVIVTGIVDNLFFLLAGSFGLGGAYDSIFVIAGQLSSGIKAFFFSTYAFFFLYNLVMTIGVFVNPKPLKWILMRITSIGFLKRWRRSAYQLSKDIIVTSHEFRGRFPIFWSKILLCTLLTWMVRYVLMNCLMAAYCPISFGQHLAIWGRQIVMWALMLLPVSPGGSGIAEFWFQKFFEPMLGDYTLLIALLWRICTFYLYLVLGAILLPKWIHRVFTSKLP
- the gatC gene encoding Asp-tRNA(Asn)/Glu-tRNA(Gln) amidotransferase subunit GatC, with amino-acid sequence MVIDNDLLNKLAYLCRLELPPHERDTMLHDLNAMVDWVNQLDELDVDNSVVVEESYRLASTSLRSDVVSNWLSHEQALALAPSSDSNYFRVPTVKGIAAHADLAEPS
- a CDS encoding ankyrin repeat domain-containing protein, yielding MRCLALAILIFYSLQASRCRSSEQESEQPDLITAIKKGNPKKVDSCLRQGADPNAPDFYGNPPLGWACCYDRKGSIIKMLLDAGAAIDKQDNAGWIPLDWAHKESNASAVKQLIQKAIDLNKLKIRGQDGKTLLHYAAALDDTESPKIVERLLALSLDPNKKDSFGKVPFDYAIKNEDAINNEVIVKLYLVTLHPIASKL
- a CDS encoding FKBP-type peptidyl-prolyl cis-trans isomerase, whose protein sequence is MKRKVVCAWIFMTLVIGLVWYNHQYHCYGYPFLTTPSGLSYKSIGKKGNGRKVKDGEWFEFSFVMKAIPKKGTKDKKSDPKEIILINRPEPFFLQFESSFQSENKKLAEMIGMMQGKQHMVFKCAPADYLEEKDPERLEQILKQLDLNKEDEFVMDIKLNEIMTDEAYHQMLETRRTTQLAKDKQLITDYLAAQHIEASTTDSGLFYSIDHVSDAIPVGKGKTIKVHYTGRLLDGTVFDTSVEEVAKAHNIYNAQRPYQPFEFKVGLGYVIKGWDEGLLLLKKHEKARFFIPSALAYGPNAIGKLIPANSILLFEVEVVDVLESDASKTVDASKTLKKGK
- a CDS encoding DHH family phosphoesterase, which gives rise to MYDISILKEQLASPKQIAVVMHARPDGDALGTSLALALFLREQGHSVHVIAPTAYPTFLSWLPGVDTVIVAAHYTQEALLAQIKTIDLLFCVDFSAASRLDEWAYILKQSDAFKVIIDHHIEPENFANLLLWDPKAAASAEVLFQIFEALGQKEKVTLPVATCLYTGIVTDTNSFKNPNTRSITHRIAADLIAYGVDPFKVQRLIYDNKSLNRLHFFSFAVSQRLVVLPALHVAYFVIQKDDYKRYDLKSGDTEGLVDYALSLKGISLAAVLKEKDEMVYLSLRSVGDIPANLIAKKYFSGGGHKNAAGGVSHLSLTETVDQFEKILQDLHLNF
- a CDS encoding SurA N-terminal domain-containing protein; amino-acid sequence: MAILGNIRKSGNTFVVMVVSFLVVMFLGSELARVIPYLFSSKDQIGRLSGEKISYVDYHKMYETICRNLASQGKQPKEADQLRLRDYAWRQLIERMLYRKELKQAGIAVGSQELVDLVQGEHIDTELRAAFKDPKTGDFDKQKLLNYLNNLSKSEQVWWCQVEQDLAQKRAVKKLHQLMVQSCFTTTLEVAHAAQQAGLFCKVDYLYIPFSSIQDDLVRLTNQQLRDYMAAHKNQYTALSALKTIHYIAFPVQQNKSDSDDFQKELNNLVVQFSTTTDPYAFSKQHTDGHLEDTRLVCTADTLPSAFTTIKHTLKAGMVVGPVVNDAFHTLYKLIKVEKGHYEIAVIEKKPLVSDQTRNKYFRQVQQLTDSVKGLADLEQLATHAHLTIQKETVAPSDGSIGPHAAARKVVCWLYNQATVGKVSPLFDLGNVYLLAVMVDQVKPGDLVPLDSVFRKVYAKVLHQEKAKIILDKLKCIKATTLQGIAEQYGEGLTIQSVERLCFLEKDDHQLKKAQVFVGKCFGLGLNVLSDPIIDDQGIFIACVSNKDTAAASAKHNDQTRQVERWIQPYYIGSAMEELAQVTDERYKVE
- a CDS encoding YcxB family protein, which produces MIVKTKKYKMSNGLYVKLGIQNILRMQWWIFPLLALLMSSTFFIKTIWFVLVGIIGFICYLIFWLVQLYGLTQLDTNRPIFERVVYEINNQQLIMQLNAKQAMPISWTEIRKAYKGKGYFLLVLSKVQFFYLPFKIFHGDNEIKFFTTVLQRKGLLK